The DNA window TCAGGACGCGTTCATGAAATCAGCAGCCGTTGTGAATTATGCCCCCAAAAAGGGCTCCGTCGAGATCCGTGAGATCGATGTCCCCGAGATCGGTGCAGAAGACGTTCTTCTTGAGGTCGCCAATGTCGGTGTCTGCGGCAGCGATCTGCACCAATGGACCGCCGATCATTCCTGGCCAGTCAACTATCCCGTCGTGCTTGGTCACGAATTCGGCGGGCATATCGTCAGGACGGGAGCGAATGTCGCCGGCTGGAAAGAGGGCGACCGGGTTGTCTCCGAAACAGCCGCCATTATCAGTGCCGACAATCCGATGACCCGCCGCGGACTGTATAACTTGGATCCGACACGAAAGGGCTTCGGGTACGGCGTGAACGGCGCCATGACGAAGTACGTCCGCGTTCCCTCTCGAATTCTTCATCACGTGCCCGACGATCTGCAGTTCGAGCAGGCCTGTCTCACCGAGCCGTGTTGTGTGGCCTACAACGCCGTGGTGAAGAACGCCAGCATCGAGCCTGGCGATCGTGTTGTTGTGCTCGGACCAGGAACAATCGGGATTCTCTGTGCCGCGATGGCCCGGTTGTGCGGTGCTCAGGTGGCTGTCGTTGGACTGCCACAGGATGCCCAACGTCTAGAGATCGCCCGACAGTACGGTTGCGATGTCATCATTGGCGATGCAACCGAATGGGCCCGCGAACGGGATGGTCTGGGCTGTGATGGGGTGATCGATGCCGCCGGAGCCAGTGCCACCTTGAAGATCGCCATCGACATCGTGCGGCCGGCCGGGTGGATCAGCAAAGTCGGATGGGGTCCACAGCCGTTGAACTTCAATCTCGATCCCATGGTGCAGAAAAATGTCACCCTGCAGGGGAGCTTCAGTCACAACTGGCCGATCTGGGAACGGGTTATCGCCCTGCTCGCCAGCGGCCAGCTCGATGTCCGTCCGATTATCGGCGGCGTCTGGCCGATTACCGAATGGCACGAAGCCTTCGAGAAAATGCATCACGGCGAAGTCGTCAAAGCCGTCCTCAAACCTGTCTGATTGCCTGCCTTATGCCCAAGCTTGCCGCCTTCCCCAAAGCCTACATGCAGGCCCTCTGTAAAGAGGGCACGATGACCGTCTCGGAGTGGATTGACCTTGCCGCCGATCTTGATGTCGATGGCCTCGAATGGTACGCCGGCTTCCTCGAAATGGAGGACGAGTCGAACTGGCCGAAGTTTCGCGAACAGGTTGAAGCGATCGGCAAGACCATTCCCATGATGTGCTGCTCGCCTGACTTCACTCATCCCGACGCTTCATTTCGTGAGCGGGAGATCGAGAAGCAGAAGCGATGGATCGATATGACGCACGTCCTCGGCGGCAGCTACTGCCGCGTCCTCAGCGGACAACGACGCCCGGAACTTTCGATCAACGAAGGCGTCGCACTAGCCGCGGCATCGATCGAGGCCTGCCTCCCCTACGCCGAAGAGAGAAACGTGACGTTGATTCTCGAGAATCATTACAAGGACGATTTCTGGGAGTACCCCGAGTTCGCCCAGAAGATGGACGTCTTCTGCCTGCTCGTCGATGCGATTCAGCATCCGAACTTCGGCGTGAACTACGATCCCAGCAACACCTACCTGGCGGGCGAAGATCCACTCGAACTGCTGAAGCGGGTCTCACATCGGGTTCTGACGATGCACGCCAGCGATCGATACCTGATTGAAGGCACGATCGAAGATTTGCGTCGCGAAGAAGGAGGCTCAGCCGGCTACGCCAAACGCCTCCGCCACGGCGAAATCGGCCAGGGCCTCAATGACTACGATGCCATCTTCGACGAACTCCGCGGAAAGGGCTTCAACGGCTGGATCAGCATCGAAGACGGCGTGGACGGCATCGACCAGCTGAAACGGAGCGTTTCGTTTCTACGGAAGAAGATAGTCGAGCACTGGGGATAACCGCACCGCGGGCAACAGTCGGCACGCAGCCGAACCGTCCGAACGGGGCGGCTGGAATCGGTGTCCTTGTGTGGACGTATGGCCCATCAAACCTCCTGCTCAATTGGATGACAACGTGTATATCCCCTCCTCGTTTGAGGTCGACGATTCTGAAACGCTGCATGAGTTCATTGAGCGGTACAGTTTTGCGACGTTGATCACGACGGTCGACAGTGTGCCCTTTGCCACTCACCTTCCGCTGCTTCTTGACCGGACCGCAGGCCCGTTCGGCACACTCCATGGGCATTTTGCGAAGGCGAATCCGCACTGGAGAAGCCTCGAGCAGTCCGGCGAATCGCTGGCGATTTTTCACGGGCCGCACACCTATGTTTCGCCGCGATGGTATTCAGGGGCGAAGCCAGCTGTGCCGACCTGGAACTACGCCGTCGTCCATGCCTACGGCACGGTCACATTGCAAACCGAGCCGGCGTGGCTCGATGACTTTCTGAGGCGAATGGCGATCAAATACGAAGCCGACGCCGACCAGCCGTGGCAGAACGATCTCCCCCCGGATCTCGACGACCAGCTGAAGCAGGCGATCGTCGGATTTGAAATGACCGTTACTCGACTTGAAGGGAAGTTCAAACTCGGCCAGAATCGCTCGGATGAGGATCAGCTCGGTGTGATTGCCGGACTGGATCAGGCCGGTCTTACTGAGATGGCCACGTTCGCGAGAGAACATCTCGACGCCAATCCGGACGATTGACGCCCTGTGCGGTCTGTCTTCTCGGCTGAAAACTTCGCGCTCATTTTTCCCGCGGGACACCACAATGCAGGGGCTTGAATCACTTCGCCAGCCGGACTTGCTGATCGCGTTCGCGGTCATGCTGGTAGCGTCGCTGGTCTGTTTCGGCCTTGGCTACTTCATCGCCGGGCGACTGACGCGTCGCGGACGCCCCCTCTTCCTGAGTCTGGTGCTGATCATGGGGGCAATCTGGTTTCTTTGGATCCAGGACGCCCCGTGGTTAATCGAGGTACTGCAAACCAGAAACGTGATTCTATACGGGAACTGGCTCAGCCTGTTTGCCGGACTGGGAGCGGGGACCGCGTTTCGCTCGATTCCTGGTTCCCTTGCTCGGCGGAGTGTGAACGCGGGTGTCTTCTTTCTGCTCGGGATCGTCAGCCTGCTCCATCCGCTATGGGGTGATGTTCCTGTCTCGCGAAATGTCCCTGTGACCAACGGGATCTGTTTCCAGACCAGCGACGTCACCTGTTCCCCGGCCTGTGCCGCAACGGTTTTGTTGCAGCACGAGATCCCGGCAACCGAAGCCGAGATGATTCAGCTGTGTCTGACGAGAAAAGGAACGGCATGGCAGGGGCTTTATCGGGGGTTGGCACTCAAAACGGAAGGGACTCCCTGGCGGGTCGAAGTCTTCCACGGCGATTACGAAGATCTCAAGTCACTCACCCCCGGCTGGATCATTCTCAGCGTCGGTCTGCCGCAGTTCGGTGAGATCCCCAGTGTCTACGAAGACGACTATGGCTGGCGTCGGGGCGATCTGCACAGCGTCATCCTCCGAGAATTCAAAGAGGATGGCTATGTCTTGATGGTCGACCCCGACGTCGGCGAAGAGGCTTGGGCGCAGGATGATCTCAAGCTGCTGTACCGTGGCTTCGGCATGCGACTGGTGCCACGATAACCACCTGCGTTCAACGGTTTGAGACGGTGACGACTTAGGCGTCGAGAGTCCAGCGGGCCTGACGCAAAACGGCGTGATGCCCGTTGCCGATGCCTTCGTACCAGACCGTCAACAGTGTGCCGTCATCGAGTTCGACCGTGCTGGGGTATCCCAGATCGCCGCCTGGTCCGTCATCGGAAATCGTGATCGGTTCGCACCAGCTATGACCGCAATCGGTGCTGACGCGAGCGAGATTTCCGTACGGCTTTCGACG is part of the Rubinisphaera margarita genome and encodes:
- a CDS encoding FMN-binding negative transcriptional regulator, with translation MDVWPIKPPAQLDDNVYIPSSFEVDDSETLHEFIERYSFATLITTVDSVPFATHLPLLLDRTAGPFGTLHGHFAKANPHWRSLEQSGESLAIFHGPHTYVSPRWYSGAKPAVPTWNYAVVHAYGTVTLQTEPAWLDDFLRRMAIKYEADADQPWQNDLPPDLDDQLKQAIVGFEMTVTRLEGKFKLGQNRSDEDQLGVIAGLDQAGLTEMATFAREHLDANPDD
- a CDS encoding sugar phosphate isomerase/epimerase family protein, which encodes MPKLAAFPKAYMQALCKEGTMTVSEWIDLAADLDVDGLEWYAGFLEMEDESNWPKFREQVEAIGKTIPMMCCSPDFTHPDASFREREIEKQKRWIDMTHVLGGSYCRVLSGQRRPELSINEGVALAAASIEACLPYAEERNVTLILENHYKDDFWEYPEFAQKMDVFCLLVDAIQHPNFGVNYDPSNTYLAGEDPLELLKRVSHRVLTMHASDRYLIEGTIEDLRREEGGSAGYAKRLRHGEIGQGLNDYDAIFDELRGKGFNGWISIEDGVDGIDQLKRSVSFLRKKIVEHWG
- a CDS encoding zinc-binding dehydrogenase, which gives rise to MKSAAVVNYAPKKGSVEIREIDVPEIGAEDVLLEVANVGVCGSDLHQWTADHSWPVNYPVVLGHEFGGHIVRTGANVAGWKEGDRVVSETAAIISADNPMTRRGLYNLDPTRKGFGYGVNGAMTKYVRVPSRILHHVPDDLQFEQACLTEPCCVAYNAVVKNASIEPGDRVVVLGPGTIGILCAAMARLCGAQVAVVGLPQDAQRLEIARQYGCDVIIGDATEWARERDGLGCDGVIDAAGASATLKIAIDIVRPAGWISKVGWGPQPLNFNLDPMVQKNVTLQGSFSHNWPIWERVIALLASGQLDVRPIIGGVWPITEWHEAFEKMHHGEVVKAVLKPV